Below is a window of Dethiobacter alkaliphilus AHT 1 DNA.
TGTCACAATTTCCTCCAGTTGCACCGCCGTTTCCAGATTCAGCGGGCGGGGCAGGCCATGGGTCACCAGGGCTGTCTCCAAAGCTACAAGCGGCTTTTTTTCACGCAGGGCAGACAAAACATGTCCGCCGATGGATAATTTCATAAACTCACTCCCGTCTGTATACGCTAAATTATGGAGGTGATAAAAATGTCATCTGTTAAGGTTAAATGGCAAAATGATCTATACTTTCAAGGTGTTTCCGGCTCTGGGCAAACCGTACAACTTGAAGGGGCAACCGGTACCGGCCAGGGAGTTCGTCCCAGTGAAATGCTTCTTTTGGCTCTTGGTGGTTGTACCGGCATGGATATTGTCTCTCTACTGCAGAAATTTGAAGCCCGGCTGGACCATTTTCAGGTAGAGCTGGGTGGGGAAAAACATAGCCAACATCCCAAGTCATTTCGTACTATAACTGCAGTTTACCATATATCAGGCGATGTTACACCCCAACAAGCCTGGAAAGCTGTGAGCAGTTCCTATAAGAAATACAGCGTTATAGCAAATTCCCTGCAGGCCAACATAGAATATCGCGTTCTGCTAAACGGAGAGGAAATCACAGAAAAATAACCCGGATTCCGGGTTATTTTTAATCCGCTTCTTCTATTTTTACCATTGCTTCGCCGCAGCAAACTAACACCCCGGCACCGCTATTGACAACCTTGACTACGTTGCCGCAAACGTCACACCGATAGGTTTCCCCCACACTGGTAGCCAACTTTTTCACGCCCTTTCCTGAAGTGACATGATGGGAAATTCCTCCAATACCTGCACATCGTCTAAGACTTGGGAAATTACCAAATCAAGACTTTCTGCCAGATCCACATCAAACGGGTTGAGGTAGGCAACCCCGTCGGCGTCTTTGGCAATACGCACCACCGGATGCAGCGGCAGACCTTTCCGGTTTGAAACCACCAGGCCAAGATCCCCGTTACTTAACCGGACTCCCGTGCCCACCGGATAAGCGGCTACATGATTTAGAAACAGCCGGGTCAGTTCCATATCATAGGCGTCACCACAGCCCATTATCATTTCAATGGCCTGGTGCGGCTGCAATGAAGTGCGGTACGGACGGTCTGCGGTAAGGGCATCAAACACATCGGCCACCATTACAAGACGGGCATACTGGTGTATATTATCTCTGTGCAGCCTGTACGGGTACCCGCTGCCGTCACAACGTTCATGATGTTGTGCCACCACAGTGCTGATTTCATGGGGCAGATTCTTCTGTTGCGATAAAATCTCACAACCAAAAGCAGGATGCTTTTGTATTTCGGCAAACTCATCGGGAGACAGGCTGCCCTTCTTATTAAGTATCTTACTGTCAATCCGGATTTTCCCCACATCATGCAAGAGCGCACCTGCAGCCAATCTCTCCAGCCGTGTGCGGGACAGGTCCAGATCAATTCCGGTCAACAGGGAAAGTATACAAACATTAACTGAATGGCAAAAGGTATAATCGTCGGCATTGCGAATCTCAGCCAAATTCAACATAACATCTTTGTTCTCCAGCACTTGCTGAACCATGCTTTCCACAGTCTGGGAAAACTGATCGTCAAGGAGCAGCTCCGACGGGGCTGTTTCCTTTTTTCCGGCTTTCATCATATTTTTAAGAACTTTTATTGCCTGACGCCTGGTCTCTTCCGATACCACTTCAGGCACCGATACGTCATCTAGCAGCGGGTCCAGGACATACACATAAGGAATGCCTGTCCGCCACAGAGCAGTAATATAGCTGCTTTTGAGTTTTATTCCGGCGCTTAGCCAAAGCTGTCCGTCTGAGCCGGAAACAGATTTGGCCAAAATCATGCCGGGACGAAGTAGTGTAACTGGCATTTTTCGCATCGTCTGACCTCTGTTTAAAATTTGGCAGAAAATCTTACCAATTTCTATATTTCGACATTATCTAAGCTTATTCCTTTTTAGGAAGGACCCTGTTTTATTAAAAAAAGGCGCGCTTATTTACTTACAGCGCGCTTTCAATGCTTTTTACCTTGTGAAAAACCCGCATTTTCTGCGGGTTAAAAGTAATCTGATGAAGCATTATAATCCGGACAATGAGAACGCCCTTCTTCCAGGAGATCATGATTCTCCGCTTTCAGCTTTTTTTTGCGCTGACAACGCCAATACCACATCAGGGGCCAGACAACCAGTTTGGGCAGGATAAAAACTGCCATGGCCACGTATCGATACACAGCGGGCACCTCACAATTTTGTATTGCTTTATGTATATTATATACGTTACAGGCAGATTTTAAAAGAAGAACTATTTTTCACAATTTGTTAATACTGCAATACTATGAAAAATCCGCGTCATAATGTAAGATAAAAACAGCAATAAATATTGAACACATAGGAGGTATACATATGGAAAAATGGGTTTGTTCAGTTTGTGGCTACGTCTATAATCCTGAGGAAGGTGACCCGGATAACGGCGTCTCTCCCGGCACATCTTTTGACGACCTGCCGGACGATTGGGTCTGTCCGGAATGTGGTGTAGGTAAGGATATGTTTGAAAAGGAATAAAGCTAAAAACAGAAATCAGGTCCGGCATTCGACGCATTGGTCGAATTGTCCGGACCTGACTTTTTTATATCGCTTCTTTGCCCCGCTCCCCTGTTCTGATACGCACCACCTCATCTACAGGCGAGATGAATATTTTCC
It encodes the following:
- the rd gene encoding rubredoxin, with product MEKWVCSVCGYVYNPEEGDPDNGVSPGTSFDDLPDDWVCPECGVGKDMFEKE
- a CDS encoding OsmC family protein; this translates as MSSVKVKWQNDLYFQGVSGSGQTVQLEGATGTGQGVRPSEMLLLALGGCTGMDIVSLLQKFEARLDHFQVELGGEKHSQHPKSFRTITAVYHISGDVTPQQAWKAVSSSYKKYSVIANSLQANIEYRVLLNGEEITEK
- a CDS encoding desulfoferrodoxin FeS4 iron-binding domain-containing protein, translating into MKKLATSVGETYRCDVCGNVVKVVNSGAGVLVCCGEAMVKIEEAD
- a CDS encoding HD-GYP domain-containing protein; amino-acid sequence: MRKMPVTLLRPGMILAKSVSGSDGQLWLSAGIKLKSSYITALWRTGIPYVYVLDPLLDDVSVPEVVSEETRRQAIKVLKNMMKAGKKETAPSELLLDDQFSQTVESMVQQVLENKDVMLNLAEIRNADDYTFCHSVNVCILSLLTGIDLDLSRTRLERLAAGALLHDVGKIRIDSKILNKKGSLSPDEFAEIQKHPAFGCEILSQQKNLPHEISTVVAQHHERCDGSGYPYRLHRDNIHQYARLVMVADVFDALTADRPYRTSLQPHQAIEMIMGCGDAYDMELTRLFLNHVAAYPVGTGVRLSNGDLGLVVSNRKGLPLHPVVRIAKDADGVAYLNPFDVDLAESLDLVISQVLDDVQVLEEFPIMSLQERA